The sequence CAGGTCAAACAGCGGGTCGCCCTGCTGGCGTATTCCCAGTCCGGTGGTTTCTTCCGCGGTAACGAGCGGTAATCAGCGTGCCGGGTTGACGAAGCGCAGGATCTTGCGACGGTAGACATGCCCGCGCGCCACCATGCTGAGGTGCGTATACCCCGACGACCTGAGCCACGCGTTCGGGCTGTCCACGCCACCAACCTTCGTCACCGTCAGGTCGGTGGCGGTGTTGTCGCTGGTGATCACCATCTCGGTGATCAAGTCGCGAATGGTTGGCGTCTGCCCGAGGTCATGGTACTGCCAGCACGCCCGAGCCGTCACGCAAATCGGCGCGTCGGATCTGCACCCGTTCATCGAGTTGATTTCTGCTGATCAACCAATTGGAACGCGCACCATGATGGTCAGCTTGATGATGCTGGCGCTGCTGAACGCATCGTCGGCGTTCGGTAAAAGGCCTCTTCGCCGGTGGTGAGGTGCTTGACGTACACGCCAGCCCGCGCGGGAAACCGGGACAGTTCCGTTTCCAGCAGTCGCGTCAGTCCGCTCTTCGCTGGTTGCGCCGAGACTGCGACAGCGGTCAGCGTCAGGCAGAGTGCGGTGTGCAGCGTGTGGCGAAGGGCGACGTGACGCATGGCGACGTGACGCATGGCGAGTACAGCTCCGTGTGGGGGCGATGGGCATGGGGCGCAGCCAAAGGCGGCTTCCGAAGCTGCGGCGCACGATGACACATCGCTAGGCTGAGGACGTGCGACGGTGCGCGCAGAGGTGACGTCCGTGTCTCAATCATTCCGCCCCTGCAGAAACCACTGCATGGGCGCGGCAATCGCACTCGTCACCGCGGACTCGCCATACACCAGCAGTTCCCCTTCGCCCTCGGCGTCACACCGCCAGTAGTCGCGCGCAAACGCATCGGCGCGCCACCAATCGCCGCTTAATCGTTCCGGTCCATCGGCGTGGGCAATCGACAACCGGCGTCCCCGCCACCACACGGCGGCGGGCACACCGCGTGGCGCTTCGACATCCACCACTTCGGGTGTGTCGAGTAATCGCAGCACGGCAGGCGCGTTGACCGTATCTGCGATAATGTCGGTGATGCGGCAGGCACCGGCGCGGCGGCTTGCCATCGCATCGGCGCTGGTCCACTGTCCGGTGGCTTCCGGTTTGTGCCCGTCACCCGCCGCGGCGCGTGCCACCACATCGCCCGCGTTGTCCGGATCGAGCGCGGCCCGCAAGCGCCGCGAACACCGACTCGGCGTTCATGGCGGCGTCGCGCCATGGGGGCACCAGCAGATCGCCTGATCGGCGGCCGGTGGTGCGGTGGCCGGAGATCCCCACCGTGATGCCAGTCGGTGCCGGGATCACCCAACGCTCAAGCAACGCGCGACATTGATCGAACAGGGGCTCGAGTCGCGCCAGCGGTCGCGCCGGACGCACTTCGCGCGTGATGCTGCGTTGTGGAATGGACAGCAGCGATGAGGCCTCAACGGTTTCGCGCGGTGCCCGCAGCACTGGCGGTGTGGTGCCGATGCCGGTGCGCGCCCGCCGCCATCGGCGCATCGCTCGATGTTTCCGGGAAATGCGTCGTGATCGTGACCGTCGGTACCCACGTCCTCAGTGGCCTGTCGCCCCGCATCGAGAATCAGTGTGACCGACACGGCCGCCGCCGAGCGTCCGTCGTTCACCAGTTCGCGCACCAGTCGATCAACTGCGCGCTGCAACACGAACAACACCGGCGCGGTGCTTTCCACCGCGGCCGGTAACTCCACACTGGTGCTGCGCGTGGCTTCCACCCGCACGAGTCCCGGACGTCGCGTGTCGTCACCGTGTGCCAGTCGCCATGCGGTGAGTCCTTCGGCGCCCCAGCGTCGTTCAATGTCACCGGGCGCGAGTGAGGCGAGCATGCCCACGGTACGCAGCCCCAGCGCGCGCAGTGCGTCGCGCAATTCGTCGTCCATGGGCACCAGCCCCAACGGCGCCGGTGCGAGATAGGTGGCGCACTGTCCGCTGGGAATGCAGGTGATGCCATCGGGGGAGTGCCAGTGGATCGCGCTCACGTACCGCACGACTGCGCGCCTGTGGCGCCCTGGCAGCGCGCGCGGCCACGCACGAATCGGCATGGCCACGCGGGCATCGGGGGTGCCAGCGTTGCGCAATGGACAGCAGGGCGCGCGCCAGCTATCTTCACCACCCAGTGCGTCGAAGCCGCTGGCGTAATCCACCACATGCCCGGCGCGCCTTGCACGGGAGTGACGCGGGGACTGGCGGCGAGAAACGCGGTGGTCACGGCCAACACCGCATCGTTCACGGCGTGATCGTCCCACGTGCGCACGTCGAGCGTGGCGCAGCGCGCCTGCGCTTCGGGCAACGTCATGCCGGCGCGCACCCCGGCGCGTCCGGCCGCCAATGACACCGCGCGCAGTCGCGTGTTATCGGCGAGCGCCCTCGGCAACGCGTCCCAGTGCGGGGGGGGCGCCGGGATAGCGCGCGCTGTGGTACCCGATGGCCACACCGATTTTTTCACGCGCCCGTTCGCGTTTACTGGGTTTCCCATACGACGATTCGCCGGCGCGTTTGCGTCCGCGATAGCGCGTCCAGTCGCGGGTGTGTTTGTCGAAGGTGCGATCGAACCGTTCGCGTTCGCGACTCCGTTCGCGCGGGGTGAGTGGCGGGGCATACTGATGTTCGTCTGCTCCGCGAACGCCAGGGCGAGTTGTGTCGCGATGGGTGGTCGCGGGCGTGTGGATGTCGTCGTGTGCGGAAACGCCGAGTCCGCCCCAGGTGATGGGGTGCCCGATGGCGTCGTCGGTGCTGCCGCCGACAGCGGCCCGAGGACGGCGCGTGCCGCGTGCCACGCCGCGCCGATCGGGAATCTCGGAATCCGTACACACGCGACGCGCCATGACGATGCCACTGCTCACCTCGATTGATCGAACGCTGCGACTGGGTCCACCTTTCTCCACGACCACTGAAAATCCGCGTATGATGTTTTGGGTCTCGGTGCGTTGTCGTCGGAGGGGAAGCGGTTTGGCCGACATGGGTTCGAGTCGCAACCGCACCGCACCACTCACGCGACTGGGGCGCGCCTCGTGTTGCAGCACCACACAGGCCGCATCGCGTTCGCGGGCGAGTTGCGCGAGTCGCACGCCATGCACCCGCGACAGCGCGGGGGCGCCGTCGATGACGACCAGGGCGAACACGCCACTGCGCAGCAGAAGATCGGCGCACCACGCGCTGCGTTTGCCGTCGCGCGGGCGCACCATCACCAGTCGTTCACCCAGTCCGGCCCATGGCGCGGCAGCGAGGGTGCGACGCGCATCGATCCACGCCACCCAGCCGCCGGTGCGCAGCACGCGCGAGACGACCTGGCGAAGCAGTGCCGTTTTGCCGGAGGCAAGCGTTCCGACCACTTCGGTAATGCGGCCGCGCGGGATGCCGCCGCCCAAGGCGGCATCGAGCGGGGTGATGCCGGTGGCCCACGGGATGCCTGCGGCTCGCCCACCGGCCACCACGGCTTCGAGCTGCGTGCGGAGGGACTTGACCCGGAGGAGCGGAGGCGAGGAGCTGGGGGGGTGTGGGAGGGCGAGGGGGGGGGCGGTCATGGGGGGTATTGAGTACCGAATAAAAACCGAAAATCGAGGATATGGCTAGAGGCCTACCCTTACTGCTTTCACTACGCTCGAGTCCGTCACGGGGGCTCCTTAACGTTCCCTACCGGCAGTCGTATACTCCAGTAGTCCCGGGGCCGACATGGGCCTCCAGCGGTTCGTTCCACCTTCAGCCACCGTCCCATGTTCCGTCGAACGCTTCCTCTGCTCGCCACCGCGCTCCTCCTGGCCGCCTGCGGTGGTGCGCCCACTGAAACTGCGTCTGACGAGCCGACCTTTGAGGCCGTGCTCGAAACGGCCGATCAGGGTGCCGCGGCCGCGGGGTTCCTCGATCGCGCGCCGGCCGGCCTCCAGCTCACGGCCGAGCAGAAGGCCGCCATCCGCACCATCAACGAACGGTTCAAGGAAGCCAACAAGGCCGATCTTGAGGCGTTGACGGCGATCACGCGTGAAGCGATGAGAGCGCGGCGCAATGGCGCGTCGCAAGCCGACGTGATCGCGATTCTCGAGCGCAGCCGTCCGATTCGTGCTCGGCTGGCCCCGGCGTTCGCCGCCTTGCGCGTGGCATTGAACGCGGTGCTCACCGACGAGCAGCGCGCGTGGCTTGCGGCCAACTCCCGTCGACTGGGACCGGCCCTGCCGCCGCTGCCGGGGCGCTAGTCGCTATCTCGACTCGCTGTGCACACACCGCCGCGTGCATTCGTGCACGCGGCGGTTTCTTTTACGGAGAGGGGGGCGGCGGCCCATCGGGAGGCGGTCCACCCCGAGGCGGTGGTCCTTGCCCATCCCGCGGTGGCGGCGGTCGGAACGGATCCGGCAATTCCCGCACGCGTTCCGCCAGACGTTGTCGCTGTGCTTCGTCCAACAGCGGTGCCAGCGTGCGGCTCATCGAATCCAGCGCCGCGCGCAACTGCACATGCGCCGCATCGATCACCCGCTGATTGGCGTCGGCCGTTACTTCGAGAATCGGACGTACCGTGGCCTGCTGTTCGGCGCGCAACTGCAGCACCTCTTCCATGCGCGCCACGAATCCCGGCGGACGCCGTGGTGGCGCGCCGCGCGGCACGCGTGCGCGTTGCAACGCGCCTTGTCCAACCAGGCCAATCACGATGCCCAGCAGCAGCGTGTCGTGATGAGAATGGCGGCGGATTTGATTTCGAGTTTCATGCGCTATTTCCCCCAGGCACTGAGGTCTCCATCCAGTGCATACACGGTGGCGACCGTGACGGTCGGCATGCCCAGCACGCGATCAACCAGCGACTGCTGACTCGTTCGCGTATTCAACAGGTTCATCGTGGCAAGCAGCAACGCGGCGGCCACCGCCAGTGGTGTCAGTCGCCAGAACACTGTCTGCAATTCGTCCGCGAACCGACGCGGCGCGGCAAGTCGCGTCATCACCCGATCGGCGAATCCCGGGTCGAACGCCACGGCACCACGCAGTGCGCGGTAGCGCGAGAGTGCTCGCTCGATGTCCTGTTGGTCGTCACGCATCAGACCCTCCTGTGACATACGGCGCCAACAGGCGCTCGAGTTCGGCCATGCCGCGAGCCAGTCGGCTCATCACTGTGCCCGGCGGCAACTGCAGCGCGGCAGCGGTTTCGTTCGTGGACAATTCTTCCAGCAGGCGGAGCACCACCACCGGGCGCTGCTTCTCGCCCAATTGCGCGACCGCCCAGTGAACCAGGTCGCGCCGCTCGGCACCTTCCGCATCGTACGCGCTCACCGTCGGTTCGGCGAGTGATCCCGGTGACGCGTCGCGGCTCACCAGCCGCAACCGAAAGCGCTTCCGTTGCTTGAGCGCGTTGAGCGACAGGTTCATCGCGATGCGACGCACATATGTGCCGAGTGTCGCGTCGCCGCGGAAGTCCTTGAGTGCGGCATGGAACCGAATGAACGTCTCCTGACCCACATCGTCCGCATCGGCGCCACGGCCCAGCATGCCGATCACCACCGACGCCACCATCGACTGGTATCGCTCGACCAACGTGCGAAAGGCCGCGGCATCGCCGAGTCTGGCGCGTGTCAGCAGCTCCTCGTCCGAGGGGGACGGATGTCGCGGATGGGATCTTGCGCACCCATCATGGACAACGTAACGCGCCGGTTCATTCCATGTCTCCGGCTGGCGATTGTGATAAAGATGTATGGAATGGTCCGCAGGGCTCGGTTGTCCAAGACGCAAACACACCCGAACCACGGAGACCCTATGCATTCCATCGAATTTCTCAGCAAACATCGTGTCGTGTGCGGCCTGACCTTCTCATGGCGGCGGCCTGCGCCGACAAGGTGACGTCAGCCGATTCCACGGATACGACCAGCGAAACCGCATCGACCCAACCCGGCCTGCAGACGGCCAAAGTGCGGGCGCGAACGTGACGGTGTCCTTTGCCAAGGGACCATGCGCTACCGGTCGAATGGCATTCCGAACCACTCGCGCCAGTTGCAGTATGCGCTGCCGCTTCCGGAGTGCGCGTGCCCGGTACGGCGAGCGCCTATGCCGGCGCCGATCCCACGCAGGCGCAGAGCTATGATTTCCAGATCCCGCTGAATCCCAGAAAGGCCGCAACGCCCACGTCCACCAGTCTCGGCACGATTGGCGTGATGATTTCGGGAGCCGCGTTGTTCAATCCGGGCAAGAAGGCGACGGCGTCAGCCGTCGCGATGGCGTCCAACTTCAGCGGTAGAAAACACGGCTGGTGAGAATATCGCGTTTCTCGATGCCTGCAACGGCCATCCCACGCCGATGGGTTCGTATCACTACCATGCGTTGCCGCCATGCGTGACGGCCATGGTGGATACTGCCGGTGGTCCGTCGCACATCATTGGCGTGGCCTTTGACGGTTACCTGATCTATGGCGATCGCGATATCAGCGGACGGCAGATCACGTCATCGCAGCTTGATCAGTGCAGTGGGATCACCAGCGCGACAT is a genomic window of Gemmatimonadaceae bacterium containing:
- a CDS encoding Spy/CpxP family protein refolding chaperone, which translates into the protein MFRRTLPLLATALLLAACGGAPTETASDEPTFEAVLETADQGAAAAGFLDRAPAGLQLTAEQKAAIRTINERFKEANKADLEALTAITREAMRARRNGASQADVIAILERSRPIRARLAPAFAALRVALNAVLTDEQRAWLAANSRRLGPALPPLPGR
- a CDS encoding YHYH protein, whose amino-acid sequence is MRARRRRRQPSRWRPTSAVENTAGENIAFLDACNGHPTPMGSYHYHALPPCVTAMVDTAGGPSHIIGVAFDGYLIYGDRDISGRQITSSQLDQCSGITSATWSFRKACITTCCWGTRMPHRPFAVSPDR
- a CDS encoding serine hydrolase, with protein sequence MTARACWQYHDLGQTPTIRDLITEMVITSDNTATDLTVTKVGGVDSPNAWLRSSGYTHLSMVARGHVYRRKILRFVNPAR
- a CDS encoding RNA polymerase sigma factor, with the translated sequence MVERYQSMVASVVIGMLGRGADADDVGQETFIRFHAALKDFRGDATLGTYVRRIAMNLSLNALKQRKRFRLRLVSRDASPGSLAEPTVSAYDAEGAERRDLVHWAVAQLGEKQRPVVVLRLLEELSTNETAAALQLPPGTVMSRLARGMAELERLLAPYVTGGSDA